CCCAAAACTATTTCAGGCGCTACATATTCCATGCTGCAAAAAGTGTAAGTTTTGTCTTGGATCATACGTTTTGCATTACCAAAATCCACTAATTTCGCATAACCTTTAAAATCAAGCATCACGTTTTCTGGTTTAAGATCTCTGTAAATAATATCACGTGAATGTAAATAGTCAAATGCCTCGACCACACATGCAAcaacaaattttgatgatttttcatCCAAATATTCTTCTTCGTTTAATAATGTCCAAATATCACCACCCAAACATGGTTCAAGTATGAAGTAAAGGTATTTTGAATCTTTGTATGTTTCATATAATCTATAAAAAGCGAACAAATTTTAGCTCTATAGTGTTTGCTCAATTCacattctaaattttcaattggtATAATAGCCCGcagttaaggtagtactatcggtaattgactttgcattcagaatttaatgaaacttggcatagttgtccattattatattataattataaccagttaaatttttagcgGCCTTCAGataactgaaaatctgaacgtccagttttgtgatatcaaataaaatctgtgatttcccataaggatcaatgttaaaatatcttttgaaggcccctaaaaatttaattgattaattatgatttaataatggacaactatgctctataaaatacattttcttacTGGCAAATAAATTTCGTATCACAACTGAATAAAACATTCTTCTCATTAAAAATATGCTCTCTTTCTTTGGATAATTCCacacttctttttttaatacgtTTCAGTGCATACGTTTTTGTACGatctttttttgattgcacTAAGTGGATGGATGCCATTCCACCAACGCCTAAAATTCCTATTGGTGTCAAATCTTTTAAACTATGTTTTGTATAatctacaaataaatttttttgataaattaatttaaattaaaaatgcttacaaaaatatttcgtacCTTTTTTAATAGTgggcaaaatttttgaaaaatcatttaattttacatcATACATTTTGTTTACCAGTTTACTTAAACTGCCAACATACTTTTCAAATGCtctaaaatacagaaaatcaATGGTTTGCAGAAATGctattaaacaattataatcAGATGTTCTTCTTTATCATGGTTTACTACAAGTGTGCATGATAAAGAGTACTTCTAAATAACACCATCTTTTCTTTCTAAATTTAGTGCAGAACACCGTGACGAAAAGAACATGCTTAATTTCTATAACAATGTTTGTGAATTGAAAAGATGGTAATGAATCAAATATATTATCGAGTTTTACTAACTGTCGCTCTAGCGTAAGGCATTCAACTCCTGGAGCTTGTGCTATTACTGTTGCTTGTCTACAATCTGCTTTGGTTAATGCTAGTTCTCCAAAAAAACAACCTGCGCTCAAAATACCCATTGATACATCAAATAAATCACTGGtaccattttcattttgaaaacgtTTTGTGACCGTTACATGACCAGCtcgaattatataaaatttatctccATAGTCACCTTGACGAATTATCACGTTGCCGGAGGGgaaaaattcctaaaaaattaataatatttatactttgaTTAGAACCAGCTCAAGAATAATTCCTGTTCAGAGCGAGACTCCCATGGCTCTCCATTCCACTCATACTTGGATTTTTATGGgctcattataaatttttagagaaaGTTTTCtcgcttttttttatttgagaacGTTTTGATCATTTCAGTAATTTCAATTCAATGTAATGAGATTTCatggaaaatgatttaaaaaaaattccaaatggCTTTTGAAGGAAATTAATAACATTGTCTaaagtcataaatttttatgtgagaaaaaatatttcaccgGTGAAACATGACTTCGAAAATTAGGGAATAACAAGTTTTTCCCATATAAAAGGTGATTTTCTCGAAATCTTAACATTCTGAAGCAATTTTGCATTCagattcattcattcaattacctagatcaatttttatattacataaatatgtatttcgacTACTCAGTAGTCATCATCAAAATGAATTATCTAATCGTAATtatactcttattgtgtatgttacacGTTGCTAATTTGGAGTCGAACTGTACATTgctctaggaaattggggcaaaaatagaaatttatttcgaattatCCCAATTTGAGTTGacctttgtaataaaatttattacattaatttattactttttcaaGAAGTTCGCTCAGTTTAAACAAAACACCAGAACTGAGTTGTTGTAATCCAGGTACTGTAGATAAAAACTTAACATATTCTTCATGTTCTTGGTAGTCAGAGTATATCATAATCTTTTGAAATGTTTGACGGTCTAAAACCCACACTTCTGCAGGTGTAGTAGCtgaaaattcatatttcattaaattgtttttcattagaGAAAAAAATCGCCACTTTAATATCAAGGAACACTatctatttatatacatttagtaCAATGTCTATTATAGCTAATTTTTCAGCTTCCATCCAAGCAAAATCACGAAGACTGTATAACTACCTATCTATACAGATAGTAAGACTTGGAGTTTACCGTTTATTTTGTCTATGCCAATCTAAAATCTGTTTAATTAGATACTCTCAATAAATATAGATTCTGATAAAAGATGAAATCATGAAGTAATATGTTTTAGCTTGAATTCGTCACCATACATTACCTCGAACTGTTGCCTGTCTTTTACAATTGTACAAGACTCCCAATTCACCAAATACTTCTTTACTACTAAATCGTTTAACAGTTAAACCGCCTTTTAGTACTTCAAAATACCCACTCTcagaaacaaataattgatggcctggacaataaaataaaaatatgtaaatatgaaattaattttttttttttgagcaataatattataatttttatgaaatagttATTATCTCAAGTACGATTTATTGATCCATTGGTGAAAAACAACCGGAtctaaatcgaaaataatttaagtattgCTTAAACTAGCCCaattttatacagggtgtctacctaagttggctacatatggaaaacttttttagtataaggtttacgaaaaaaattattctttataaaaatctctgctttcaaaaatattaacattcagttattcacttttgacatcgaataaaCTGGCtgtccacaaattgaaaaacttgAATAGGAATGTTagtggtcgtttagaaatgtagaccattttgaacagattcCATCTCTATTTGAGCCTTCATTTCAAGATCATTTGGAAGTCTTCATTTTTCCTTTGATTTTCCATTTGGAAgcctttatttttcatttttgtaatcaTAATCAATAAGAATTGTTCTAAATTGAAAATCATTCTTTCTTCGCGGCTATGGAAAAGCAAAGAGACTTATAAATGACTGTAAACAAATGTTCAATAACAGACCAATTTTCACCAGTTGATATACGAAAAAACTGATAGCTACCTAAAGTCTATaaggttattttttataagtatacTAAAAAATCAATAGAATTATTTGACAAATCCTGTATTGTTCAAGAGTTTTATTCGACTAATTACCTGGTTCATTTTCAGTTAAAATGTTTGCGTTTGCAGCATATGATTGAAGATACATAGCATCAGTTACCAACTTCAATCTCTTTTCGTCCAATAATACACGTAAAAATTCATTCCCATATATTGATTCTTTTATTAAAGTTATAGAACTGTATTAAAAtgatagtattattttttttattgcatttttagttaaattaaatcAGCAAAAGCCTACTTACCTATCGTCTTTATCAATTTTCTCAATATGTAAACTCgataaattttcatcatttataacattttcaGGTGCCGTGCCTACATGCCTTTCTGACATTGGACGAGTTTTCTACATTGAAAAGATTGAATGCGTTTTGagtttttgtgcatttttaaaactaattataaatatattacttacTTTAACGGGCtggcataattttaataaattttttaatggattgTATGAAGTCATTGTTGTTAATACTTGAGTATGGTATTTGTTATGCACTATCATTCAATATatcaattaattgataaataataattaataaattactacAGAGAGAAGTTAAACATCAAAATAGTAATTGATTGCTTcgattgattataaataatttctgtattttCAGATTAACTGCGCCGAGCAATAATTTGTAGAAATCCAtgttaaattattagaaaaaataatttgcaagaaaattaattttgtaaataatgatcTGAGTATGGCCGTGAAGGTCGTAACAAttgtaattaaatgtaatttatttaattttaataaaaaccattaaaaattagtggaattttgaaaattattttctgtattaatattctttatatatCTTACTCCATGATTCTAAAATTCATTTCGGTTTGTCGAGTTATCAAGTGTCAAaagaattaaaatgttttttatggttttaagtACTCTgttaacgatatttttagatCTAAAGAATTTTTGGAACATCATTTTTATACAGGTCCAGAATCTCTCTGATTAAGGTCTCCCGTATAATATCATTTGTAAAAGTGTATCGTTTTGAAGATTAATCTTAAAACTATTCATTTATGCcaaggtaataaataatatttaaaaaaattacgactaaaataaacaattattcaaatatatctaccataacatatacaaataaaaaattatatttattcgatTTATATAACGGATTTCCTCATCAATTTCAACTTGAGACAGTTTTATTGAACGGTAACGGTTGTGTTTTTCTACACTATAGctaaaatagcaaaaattttttttaaatctcggTTGATGGGAGCCAAAAGCGCCACTCGTTTTAAATTCTTCCTTGCTTACAAAACTACCCAAAAGTTCCAGTCGGAGTATGAACTTGGTCCTGAtgagatgtttacaaaatatatgaagtcCTGACTAAGATTTTGTACAGTGTTTAGTTCCAGACCTAAATAGTAGTACGGGCACAAAGTAACAAAAGACGGGCAGGATTATAAATTTACGACAACAAATGATTCAAAAGATGAgtttattcttgtttttttctatttattagcTTTTTTAAGGACGGGTCGTACG
This genomic interval from Chrysoperla carnea chromosome 1, inChrCarn1.1, whole genome shotgun sequence contains the following:
- the LOC123305170 gene encoding cGMP-dependent protein kinase, isozyme 1-like encodes the protein MTSYNPLKNLLKLCQPVKKTRPMSERHVGTAPENVINDENLSSLHIEKIDKDDSSITLIKESIYGNEFLRVLLDEKRLKLVTDAMYLQSYAANANILTENEPGHQLFVSESGYFEVLKGGLTVKRFSSKEVFGELGVLYNCKRQATVRATTPAEVWVLDRQTFQKIMIYSDYQEHEEYVKFLSTVPGLQQLSSGVLFKLSELLEKEFFPSGNVIIRQGDYGDKFYIIRAGHVTVTKRFQNENGTSDLFDVSMGILSAGCFFGELALTKADCRQATVIAQAPGVECLTLERQAFEKYVGSLSKLVNKMYDVKLNDFSKILPTIKKDYTKHSLKDLTPIGILGVGGMASIHLVQSKKDRTKTYALKRIKKRSVELSKEREHIFNEKNVLFSCDTKFICQLYETYKDSKYLYFILEPCLGGDIWTLLNEEEYLDEKSSKFVVACVRS